A genomic segment from Glycine soja cultivar W05 chromosome 18, ASM419377v2, whole genome shotgun sequence encodes:
- the LOC114395009 gene encoding uncharacterized protein LOC114395009 isoform X2 codes for MSHVDLEQGNGNHRRSVVGSDVSGEGSLCFSDVDDGSCYSRFYSTNGGSYDDYSFACVSDAEVGGVPHSGRASSASECSVEVEARSGVPEIKVHLAKVEKDCRICHMGLESDSHEFGAPIELGCSCKDDLAAAHKHCAEAWFKIKGNRTCEICHSVARNVYGGHEESTEHLSDANNAITAATLSTPAPSAEPRRFWHGHRFLNFLLACMVFAFVISWLFHFNVPSS; via the exons ATGTCCCATGTTGATTTGGAGCAAGGGAATGGGAATCATCGCCGGTCGGTTGTTGGAAGTGATGTGAGTGGTGAAGGGAGCTTGTGCTTCTCTGATGTTGATGATGGTTCTTGCTATTCCCGTTTCTACTCAACAAACGGTGGTTCATATGATGATTACAGCTTTGCTTGTGTTTCTGATGCTGAGGTTGGGGGTGTTCCACATTCTGGGAGAGCTTCTTCTGCTTCTGAGTGTTCTGTGGAGGTGGAAGCTAGAAGTGGGGTTCCTGAGATCAAGGTGCATTTGGCTAAAGTAGAAAAGGATTGTAGGATTTGTCACATGGGTTTGGAGAGTGATAGTCATGAGTTTGGTGCCCCCATTGAATTGGGATGTTCTTGTAAGGATGATTTGGCTGCTGCTCACAAGCACTGTGCTGAGGCCTGGTTCAAGATTAAGGGAAATAG GACCTGTGAAATTTGCCATTCTGTTGCTCGGAATGTTTATGGAGGGCACGAGGAGTCGACTGAGCATTTGAGCGACGCTAACAATGCTATTACAGCAGCCACACTCTCTACACCTGCTCCTTCAGCAGAACCTCGAAGATTTTGGCACGGCCATCGCTTCCTGAATTTTCTGCTTGCTTGTATGGTTTTTGCATTTGTCATATCATGGCTTTTCCACTTTAATGTGCCATCATCCTAG
- the LOC114395009 gene encoding uncharacterized protein LOC114395009 isoform X1 codes for MSALQMSHVDLEQGNGNHRRSVVGSDVSGEGSLCFSDVDDGSCYSRFYSTNGGSYDDYSFACVSDAEVGGVPHSGRASSASECSVEVEARSGVPEIKVHLAKVEKDCRICHMGLESDSHEFGAPIELGCSCKDDLAAAHKHCAEAWFKIKGNRTCEICHSVARNVYGGHEESTEHLSDANNAITAATLSTPAPSAEPRRFWHGHRFLNFLLACMVFAFVISWLFHFNVPSS; via the exons ATGTCCGCTTTGCAGATGTCCCATGTTGATTTGGAGCAAGGGAATGGGAATCATCGCCGGTCGGTTGTTGGAAGTGATGTGAGTGGTGAAGGGAGCTTGTGCTTCTCTGATGTTGATGATGGTTCTTGCTATTCCCGTTTCTACTCAACAAACGGTGGTTCATATGATGATTACAGCTTTGCTTGTGTTTCTGATGCTGAGGTTGGGGGTGTTCCACATTCTGGGAGAGCTTCTTCTGCTTCTGAGTGTTCTGTGGAGGTGGAAGCTAGAAGTGGGGTTCCTGAGATCAAGGTGCATTTGGCTAAAGTAGAAAAGGATTGTAGGATTTGTCACATGGGTTTGGAGAGTGATAGTCATGAGTTTGGTGCCCCCATTGAATTGGGATGTTCTTGTAAGGATGATTTGGCTGCTGCTCACAAGCACTGTGCTGAGGCCTGGTTCAAGATTAAGGGAAATAG GACCTGTGAAATTTGCCATTCTGTTGCTCGGAATGTTTATGGAGGGCACGAGGAGTCGACTGAGCATTTGAGCGACGCTAACAATGCTATTACAGCAGCCACACTCTCTACACCTGCTCCTTCAGCAGAACCTCGAAGATTTTGGCACGGCCATCGCTTCCTGAATTTTCTGCTTGCTTGTATGGTTTTTGCATTTGTCATATCATGGCTTTTCCACTTTAATGTGCCATCATCCTAG